Below is a genomic region from Polyangiaceae bacterium.
CTTGCGCGTTGCGAAATATGCGATCAGGGCGGCAACGGCGAGGAGTGCGCCGAAGGCGAAGATAGCGAGTTCGCGGCTTGGCTTTTTCTTGGCACGAGCTGGTGCGGGAGTCGGTGATGATTCGCGCGGCTTTTCCGTCGTCGTGGGTTCGGATGCTTTGACGGCGGATTTTGCAGCGGTGCGTTTGGGACGCTGGGGCGCGGTTTTTTTCGGAGCGCTCGGTGCCGCGGCGGCTGCGGGCGGACTGCTCGGTGCCGGGTTTTTCTCGGCAGGCGTAGGGTTTTGCGGAACGGACGGAGTGCGATTGCGAGCACTGCGGGCACGCATTTCCTTGCGCTGGGCACGGGTCGGCTTTTTACTCACGATCCGACGGTACTCGAAGCGCGTTCGATCTGGCAAAACCCCTGCGCTTTGGGGTGGGAAACGAGGGCTGTGGCAAAAGTCGCGCCCACCAGCTTGACACGGCACCTTCCCCGAGTATCTTCCGCGTCCCCTTTCCGGGTTAGAACGATCCACCATGCCGACCATTAGCCAGCTCATTCGATACGGCCGTGAAGCCGCTCGTTACAAGACGGCCTCTCCGGCGCTCAAGTCTTGCCCCCAACGCCGTGGTGTCTGCGTTCGTGTGTACACGACGACGCCCAAGAAGCCGAACTCGGCCTTGCGCAAAGTTTGTCGCGTGCGCCTCACGAACCAGATGGAGGTCACGAGCTACATCCCGGGCGAGGGGCACAACCTGCAAGAGCACTCCGTCGTGCTCATCCGCGGCGGCCGCGTGAAGGACCTGCCGGGCGTGCGTTATCACGTCGTGCGCGGTACCTTGGACGCGTCTGGTGCGGCAGGGCCGAGCTCCACCAACAAGGCGACCCGCAACCGCAAGCGTTCGAAGTACGGCGTCAAGCGCCCGAAGCGCTGATCGCGTCGCG
It encodes:
- a CDS encoding 30S ribosomal protein S12, which encodes MPTISQLIRYGREAARYKTASPALKSCPQRRGVCVRVYTTTPKKPNSALRKVCRVRLTNQMEVTSYIPGEGHNLQEHSVVLIRGGRVKDLPGVRYHVVRGTLDASGAAGPSSTNKATRNRKRSKYGVKRPKR